The DNA sequence TTACAGATGTAAAGCGTAGAGAGAATGGAAAGGATTGTTATAATATAAATATTTATGTAGAAAGAGATTCTCAAAAAGGCATAATAATTGGGAATAAAGGTAAAATGTTAAAAAAAATAGGGATAGAAGCTAGAAAAGATATAGAACAAGTATTAGAAAGAGGTATATATTTAAATTTATGGGTTAAAGTAAAAGATAAATGGAGAAAAAAGAAACCATTTTTAAAGGAGATGGGATATATTATAGAATAAAATGTGAGGTGATAATATGATGAAGAGTATAATATTGATAAAACTTATAAAAGAATTTGTGAAAAATGAAAATTATAAAAAATTAAAAGAGCTTTTAGGAACAATGCATGTACCAGATATTGCAGATATATTAGAAAAATTAGATATTGTAGATAGAAAAATGATTTATGAAAATATGGATGTAGAAGATGTTGCAATTTTAATAACTGAAATAAATTCTGAATATCAAGAAGAGATGATTACTCTTTTAGAAAATCACAGATTAAAAGAAGTATTGGAAAATATGTCAAATGATGATATTGCTGATATATTTGGAGAAGTTTCAGAAGAAGAAGTGAAACATTTGATGAAATTAATGGATGATGAAGATCGGGAAGAGGTAAAAAAATTAGTGAAACATGAAAGTGATAGTGCAGGTGGTCTTATGACTACAGAGTATTTCACTGTTTTTACTGGAGTTAAAATAAAAGAGGTAATTGCTCAGTTAAAAAGAAAAGGGGAAGATGCAGAACTTATTTATTATATTTACATAATAGATAAATCAAATAAGTTAAAAGGTGTTGTTTCTTTAAGAGATATCATTATAAATAATGGGGATATTGTAATTGATAAAATTATGAAGAAAAATTTAATATCAGTTAATGTAGAAACTGACCAAGAAGATGTAGCTTCAATTTTTTCGAAGTATGATCTTTTTGCTGTACCAGTTGTAGATGAAGGAAATAAATTAATTGGAATAATAACAGTAGATGATATTATAGACGTTATGGAAGAGGAAGCAACAGAAGATTTATATGCTATGGCAGGTCTTACAGAAAATGAAAGCGAAAAAAATAACATTATTTCATCTGTAAAAATAAGATTCCCATGGTTAATGGTAAGTCTTTTTGGAGAACTTATATCAGCGACTATTATGCAAGAATTTGGATACGCATTAAATAAAATAGTTGCTTTAGCATTTTTTATACCGCTTATAATGGCAATGGGTGGAAATTCGGGAAGTCAGTCATCTGCTATGATGGTTAGAAAAATAGCACTTGGAGAAGATGAAAAAAGTAAATTATTAAAACATATTTGGAAAGAAACTGTAGCTGGAGTAATAGTGGGAATAATATCAGGAGTCTTAGTAGGAATAATTTCATATTTATGGCAAGGGAATATTTTATTAAGTTTCATAATATCTTTTTCATTGTTTGTAGCAATGACTTGGGCTGCTTGGTTTGGATCAATAATACCATTAACATTTGAGAAATTTAAAATAGATCCTGCAGTTGCTTCAGGTCCGTTTATAACAACTGCTAATGATGTTGGAGGAATATTAATATATTTTGGATTGGCGACTGTTTTAATGAAGGTGTTAAAAGTTTGAATATTGATAAAAATGATAAGGGTGGACAATAGTCCGCCTTTATTTAATAAAAAAGTATAAATTGAATAAAATAAAAAAGAGGGGAATTAAAAAAATGAAAAAAACAGTTAGTTTAATATTTTTATTACTTTTTACACATATGTTTAGTTATGAATTTAATTATGAAAAAAAAATGGTTAATTATGATTATAATAAGCTGAAGAGTATTAATTTGAAATTAGATAAAAAATTAGTATATACAAGTGGTGGTGTTTTAGCTGGAAGTTTTCTTTTGGATGAAACAATTAGAAGAGTGGTGAAAAAAAATAAAAATAGTTTTTCGGATAACTATTTTGAAACAATGAATATTTTTGGTGGGGATTACGCAATTCTTTTATTAATGGGAACCTATGGAAGTTCTATTTTAACACAGGATGAAAAATTAAGAAAAACAAGTTTTACCTCAATAGAATCACTAACAGTTGCAGGAACTTTAACATTAGGAGTTAAAATGTTATTAGGAAGAGCTAGACCATATATGGATAAAGGTGCTTTTGAATTTAAATCAATTTTAAATTTTGGAACAGATTATTGGGCTTTTCCATCAGGACATAGTACTGTAGCTTGGGCAATATTTACTCCTTATGCAGAAGAATATAGTAAATGGATATATATTATTCCAGCATCTGTTTCATTAGCTAGAGTTTATAAAGATCGTCATTGGAGTTCAGATGTAATAGCAGGTGGATTAATAGGATTTTCTGTTGGATATATATTGCATAAGTGGAATAATAATATTAAATTTACAGGCAATGGAATTAAAATAGAATTTTAAATCAACAATAATCAAATACAGGACACTTTTTCATGGTATGTTCTATTTAAGGGCCTAACGCTTTGATTGCGAAGTGTAGTGACTTTTTTGGAGTTTTTCTCAAAAAAAAATTGACAAATGTAAAAAAATAGGTTATAATTTCATAGTAGAAAGTATAGAACTGAATTAGTACATATATTTCAAAAAGAGGAGGTAGTTAAGTAATGAAAAGATTATTAGTAGTGTCTACTTTGGTAGCTGGAATTTTATTAGCTGGAGGTTGCGGAAAAACTGCATCACCTGCTGGAGGGACTAAAGTAGTTAAAGCAGCAAAATCAGCAGTGTTATTTTCAAAAGAAGATGTAGCAGGGGATGATACGGGAGCAGGAACATATGTATATCCTACAGATAAGGTGTTTGTTCCAGGAGCATTTGATTTGTTAGGAGTAACAGTTAAAGATGCAGGGGATTCATATGCCATTTCTTTAAAAATAGCAACAGATTTTAAAAATGATTGGAAAAGTGCTGGTGGATGGGATGTACAAATGTTTGACGTATATTTCAACTTAGGGACAGGAAAACATCACCAAACTATTTCAGGAAGACATGTAAAAATAGCTGAAGGATGGGACGTAGCTGTTATGGTTGGGCCTGATAAACCAACAAGAATGAGAAAAGAAATAGATGATAAAAACAGTGATGTAGCTGATGATGTATCAGATCCAGAAAATTTAGTTGATGATGTGTTAATTCCTGATGAAATATCAATAGAAGGGGATACATTAACAGCAAAAATATCAAAAGATAAAATAGGAGATTTATCTAAATTAAATGGAGTTCAAGCATTTGTATTAGGTGCAGAAGGATATCCTTCAAAAGAAGATACATATAATAGAGTAGTAAATGAATATGCTGCACAATATAGATTTGGTGGAGGTTCTGATTATTTTGGAGATCCTAATGTAATGGATATTTTAGGAGATAATTCAAAACTTGCTGATTATAAATCAGATGAAGGAACAAGCGAATATCCAACTGTAGATTTAGTAAAATAAAAAAATGATTTT is a window from the Haliovirga abyssi genome containing:
- the mgtE gene encoding magnesium transporter → MMKSIILIKLIKEFVKNENYKKLKELLGTMHVPDIADILEKLDIVDRKMIYENMDVEDVAILITEINSEYQEEMITLLENHRLKEVLENMSNDDIADIFGEVSEEEVKHLMKLMDDEDREEVKKLVKHESDSAGGLMTTEYFTVFTGVKIKEVIAQLKRKGEDAELIYYIYIIDKSNKLKGVVSLRDIIINNGDIVIDKIMKKNLISVNVETDQEDVASIFSKYDLFAVPVVDEGNKLIGIITVDDIIDVMEEEATEDLYAMAGLTENESEKNNIISSVKIRFPWLMVSLFGELISATIMQEFGYALNKIVALAFFIPLIMAMGGNSGSQSSAMMVRKIALGEDEKSKLLKHIWKETVAGVIVGIISGVLVGIISYLWQGNILLSFIISFSLFVAMTWAAWFGSIIPLTFEKFKIDPAVASGPFITTANDVGGILIYFGLATVLMKVLKV
- a CDS encoding phosphatase PAP2 family protein, producing the protein MKKTVSLIFLLLFTHMFSYEFNYEKKMVNYDYNKLKSINLKLDKKLVYTSGGVLAGSFLLDETIRRVVKKNKNSFSDNYFETMNIFGGDYAILLLMGTYGSSILTQDEKLRKTSFTSIESLTVAGTLTLGVKMLLGRARPYMDKGAFEFKSILNFGTDYWAFPSGHSTVAWAIFTPYAEEYSKWIYIIPASVSLARVYKDRHWSSDVIAGGLIGFSVGYILHKWNNNIKFTGNGIKIEF
- a CDS encoding glucodextranase DOMON-like domain-containing protein, with the protein product MKRLLVVSTLVAGILLAGGCGKTASPAGGTKVVKAAKSAVLFSKEDVAGDDTGAGTYVYPTDKVFVPGAFDLLGVTVKDAGDSYAISLKIATDFKNDWKSAGGWDVQMFDVYFNLGTGKHHQTISGRHVKIAEGWDVAVMVGPDKPTRMRKEIDDKNSDVADDVSDPENLVDDVLIPDEISIEGDTLTAKISKDKIGDLSKLNGVQAFVLGAEGYPSKEDTYNRVVNEYAAQYRFGGGSDYFGDPNVMDILGDNSKLADYKSDEGTSEYPTVDLVK